Proteins from a genomic interval of Bacteroidia bacterium:
- a CDS encoding cupin domain-containing protein: MKNLLASILIFPFLFQFHLVLAQPMLKDEKKKEISAVEIIESYVADYRKDRYAAEAMTFGIEIPEEGSWTVKVSGEKIGDEWEVLLTEGIPDTKTFIYKIESETLQGIYEGNLNALTAQGKAFSGDYTPMSIYMMEGFEPTMQEYNKINPFSFHFWTKGFPEIVPFGEGLTRKAHGSNFVVFYYEKGLRTAWYRVLPQEKVRHDPREQAMPFPMMVVGIKGTTEGEVDGKRVSLPAGNTLFIPPNVHHKWWNETDEATEAILIMFGDGA, from the coding sequence ATGAAAAATTTGCTGGCCTCAATCCTGATTTTTCCGTTTTTATTTCAGTTTCATCTTGTATTGGCTCAACCCATGCTCAAGGATGAAAAGAAAAAAGAAATTAGTGCAGTCGAAATCATCGAAAGCTATGTGGCTGATTATCGAAAGGACCGATATGCGGCCGAAGCTATGACTTTCGGAATCGAAATTCCGGAAGAAGGAAGCTGGACCGTCAAGGTAAGCGGGGAAAAAATTGGTGATGAATGGGAGGTATTGCTCACAGAAGGTATACCCGATACCAAGACCTTCATTTACAAAATAGAATCAGAAACTTTGCAAGGCATATATGAAGGGAATCTCAATGCGCTGACCGCACAGGGAAAAGCCTTTTCCGGAGATTATACGCCCATGAGCATATATATGATGGAAGGATTCGAGCCTACCATGCAAGAGTACAATAAGATCAATCCTTTTTCCTTCCATTTTTGGACCAAAGGTTTTCCAGAGATTGTACCCTTCGGCGAGGGACTGACCCGAAAAGCTCATGGTTCCAATTTTGTAGTTTTCTATTATGAGAAAGGTTTGCGTACGGCCTGGTATCGGGTCTTACCTCAGGAGAAAGTCAGACATGATCCCCGAGAGCAAGCCATGCCTTTCCCGATGATGGTAGTTGGGATAAAAGGCACAACAGAAGGAGAAGTGGATGGAAAGCGAGTAAGTCTTCCGGCAGGGAATACCCTCTTCATTCCTCCCAATGTTCACCACAAATGGTGGAATGAAACGGACGAAGCAACCGAAGCGATTCTGATCATGTTTGGAGATGGTGCCTAA
- a CDS encoding CPBP family intramembrane glutamic endopeptidase: MEHETQASSERRKWLEIVAVALTGLGKPIFMDFLDWRFFYIATACLGWAAYILYRSKSSPGILQYWGFRRDNFKEVFMLLLPYVLLASLVFVLLGHWRGSLNLSWHILPIMLIYPIWGVIQHFLILALFGGNLQEQMRYPIPKWLIVILTAFLFAIVHYPFPLLIAGTFVLALVYVLVYLKSRNLWVLGMYHGFLGAVFFYSIMERDPWLEIFGALGLA, from the coding sequence ATGGAGCATGAAACTCAAGCCTCCTCCGAGCGCAGAAAATGGCTGGAAATTGTAGCGGTAGCACTGACCGGTTTGGGCAAACCTATCTTTATGGACTTCCTGGACTGGCGCTTCTTCTACATCGCTACGGCTTGTTTAGGCTGGGCGGCATACATATTATACCGAAGCAAAAGTAGCCCGGGTATTTTGCAGTATTGGGGATTTCGCAGGGATAATTTCAAAGAGGTGTTCATGCTGCTCCTCCCCTATGTTTTATTGGCAAGTCTAGTTTTTGTCTTGCTGGGCCATTGGAGGGGAAGTCTAAACCTCTCCTGGCATATTCTTCCCATTATGTTGATCTATCCCATTTGGGGTGTCATTCAGCATTTTCTCATCCTGGCACTTTTTGGGGGAAATTTGCAGGAACAAATGCGTTACCCTATTCCCAAATGGCTCATTGTAATCCTTACTGCCTTCCTTTTTGCCATTGTACACTATCCCTTTCCCTTACTCATCGCAGGAACTTTTGTCCTCGCTCTTGTCTATGTCCTGGTTTATCTAAAATCACGCAACCTTTGGGTCCTCGGCATGTACCACGGCTTTCTGGGAGCTGTCTTTTTCTACAGCATTATGGAAAGAGATCCCTGGCTAGAGATATTTGGAGCATTGGGTTTGGCTTAA
- a CDS encoding serine hydrolase, protein MTTSYFPHSLISLLTFFFLASCQGESQLKAQNEKLSSKAEQIENLIGLYSDYGGFNGSVLVAHEGKILYKGGYGKANMEWDIPNELDTKFQIASVSKQFTAMLVMQLVSEGKLDLHEPISTYLPDYPTEKGDQINIHQLLTHSSGVPNAQGKDKAFLPKDMVNQFANDKLEFSPGEKFGYSNSGYVLLGYLMETLTEKSYEELLKERIFEPLGMENSGFYRHRAIINKMSSGYVKGFGDFFDMDNTDESSAYSAGGIYATVEDLYVWDQALYTEKLLPQAYKDQLFTKHIADPGYGGHYGYGWELIDRKVGDSDSLIETISHGGRIGGYLASIRRMPSSRSSIILLSNTNYAFLNSISKAITGILYDKPYSLPLKPLALFMNEVIEKEGIDKGISYYKEHKDSDEYYVSEQELIIAGYKKLHAGNAEDAAKIFKLSIQVFPDRDNPYDSYAEALMELGEREESIKFYKKSLEINPNNQNAVRMIEKLERDEP, encoded by the coding sequence ATGACGACCTCCTATTTCCCGCACAGCCTCATTTCCCTATTAACTTTCTTCTTTTTAGCTTCCTGCCAGGGAGAATCCCAGCTAAAAGCCCAAAACGAAAAGCTTTCCTCCAAAGCTGAACAGATTGAAAATCTCATAGGCCTGTATTCGGACTATGGAGGCTTCAATGGATCTGTTTTAGTGGCGCATGAGGGAAAAATCTTGTATAAAGGAGGATACGGCAAGGCGAATATGGAATGGGACATTCCTAATGAGCTTGATACCAAGTTTCAAATCGCTTCTGTAAGCAAGCAGTTCACGGCTATGCTGGTTATGCAGCTGGTTTCAGAAGGCAAATTGGATCTACATGAGCCCATTTCTACTTATCTTCCTGATTACCCTACAGAAAAAGGAGATCAAATAAACATTCACCAATTACTGACCCATTCTTCTGGTGTCCCCAATGCCCAGGGAAAGGATAAAGCTTTTCTCCCAAAAGATATGGTCAATCAGTTTGCAAATGACAAGCTGGAATTTTCTCCAGGAGAGAAATTTGGCTACAGCAATTCTGGTTATGTGCTCCTGGGATATCTGATGGAGACCCTAACAGAAAAAAGCTATGAGGAGCTCTTGAAGGAGCGAATTTTCGAGCCCCTTGGCATGGAAAATTCCGGATTCTACCGACACCGGGCTATTATCAATAAAATGTCCTCCGGCTATGTCAAAGGTTTTGGCGATTTTTTCGATATGGATAATACCGATGAATCTTCGGCTTATTCTGCAGGAGGGATTTATGCAACGGTAGAAGACCTGTATGTATGGGATCAGGCTTTGTATACAGAGAAACTCCTTCCTCAAGCCTACAAAGATCAGCTTTTCACGAAACACATAGCTGATCCGGGCTATGGAGGGCATTATGGCTATGGTTGGGAATTGATCGACAGAAAAGTAGGGGATAGCGATAGCCTCATAGAAACGATCAGTCATGGAGGGAGGATTGGGGGCTATTTAGCATCTATCAGAAGAATGCCTTCCAGCCGTTCCAGCATCATTTTACTAAGCAACACCAATTACGCCTTCCTCAATTCAATTTCTAAAGCAATTACCGGGATATTATACGATAAGCCATACAGCTTACCCCTAAAACCCCTGGCCTTATTTATGAATGAAGTCATAGAAAAAGAAGGCATCGATAAAGGTATTTCCTATTACAAAGAGCATAAAGATTCGGATGAGTATTATGTCTCGGAGCAGGAACTCATAATTGCAGGCTATAAAAAACTGCATGCAGGTAATGCCGAAGATGCTGCCAAAATATTCAAATTGAGTATACAGGTATTTCCTGATAGAGATAATCCCTATGACAGTTATGCGGAAGCCCTGATGGAATTAGGCGAAAGGGAAGAATCAATTAAATTCTACAAAAAATCGCTGGAGATAAATCCCAATAACCAAAATGCCGTAAGAATGATAGAGAAGTTGGAAAGAGATGAGCCCTGA
- a CDS encoding alpha/beta hydrolase — protein sequence MSIKLRLLLWYVNTFRKTDLSISPAQARIDNARTLALFRKIIDYAPIDLAEIRDEQISVRDGEEISVRVYRPSNQQNLPLIVFYHGGGFVLRSIESHDLVCRRISRDNQAVVVSVGYRLAPEHKFPIPHQDCYDATLWAVKHAEQLGANPDELIVMGDSAGGNLATIVSILARDLGGPSIKKQVLIYPSADARLNHPSIDTYGRGYFLTRPLMQWFVDHYKSKEEDILNPLMSPLLTEDLSNLPPTFLCTAALDPLKDEGAAYAKRLQEAGNQLEFKEYPNVIHGFFNMPKVSKESLEAHRDVQNFLAAEVKESVRNT from the coding sequence ATGTCCATAAAACTGCGCCTACTCCTCTGGTATGTAAACACCTTCAGAAAGACTGATCTTAGCATTTCACCTGCCCAGGCAAGAATAGATAATGCAAGGACGCTGGCACTTTTTAGGAAAATCATAGACTATGCCCCGATTGATTTAGCAGAAATCAGGGATGAGCAAATTTCGGTGCGAGATGGAGAAGAAATTTCGGTGCGCGTATACCGCCCATCTAATCAGCAAAATTTGCCCCTGATCGTTTTCTATCATGGAGGAGGTTTTGTATTGCGATCTATTGAATCCCATGATTTAGTATGCCGCAGAATATCCAGAGATAATCAGGCTGTAGTTGTATCGGTGGGATATCGTTTAGCCCCGGAACATAAATTCCCCATCCCTCATCAGGATTGTTATGATGCTACGCTTTGGGCAGTTAAACATGCTGAACAATTAGGCGCAAATCCGGATGAGCTCATCGTCATGGGAGACAGTGCAGGGGGAAATCTTGCTACGATCGTAAGCATTTTGGCCAGAGATTTAGGGGGACCAAGCATAAAGAAACAAGTACTCATTTATCCTTCTGCTGACGCTCGACTGAATCATCCTTCTATCGACACCTATGGAAGAGGCTATTTCTTGACACGGCCTCTCATGCAATGGTTTGTGGACCATTACAAAAGCAAAGAGGAAGACATCCTCAATCCCCTCATGTCTCCTTTGTTAACCGAAGATTTATCCAATCTACCCCCTACCTTCCTCTGTACGGCAGCTTTGGACCCCTTAAAAGATGAAGGAGCAGCTTATGCAAAAAGACTACAAGAAGCCGGGAATCAGCTTGAATTTAAGGAATACCCCAACGTTATTCATGGCTTCTTTAATATGCCTAAAGTCTCTAAAGAAAGTTTGGAGGCACATAGGGATGTTCAGAACTTTTTAGCGGCAGAGGTAAAAGAATCTGTTCGGAATACTTAG
- a CDS encoding alpha/beta hydrolase-fold protein has product MMKRIVQSIVLLVVMSSTYSQVDKFTIGEIHSFTSEILKEERKIALYLPQDYQQSGKNYQVLYLLDGEWNFPFVASLSEKLVASGDMPPLIIVGILNNNRNKDLTPPGKNDNKTRFGGGEFFLKFLTEELKPWIEEKYRTHPYSILAGHSFGGLFSIYAMMKQPDQFQAFISLSPSLGRNGEQQIRIAQDFFPQKTSFPKSLYLAIGDESGYTYSSSQKFQKLLQKKLPEEMRFKFELLNEENHVSMTIGGFVHALKFLYEGYNPEHLGKLDEIFLVESHYEDLSKRYGHLIPIPEQFYQTFTAEQISFRDYEYALYILSKYKAAYPLSLEMLAQYATVYLLKGEFEEAKKYYMQLKDQGVEDENLEKILQQIDRK; this is encoded by the coding sequence ATGATGAAACGCATAGTACAGAGTATCGTCTTACTGGTAGTCATGAGTAGCACTTACTCACAAGTAGACAAGTTTACAATCGGTGAGATCCACAGCTTTACGTCCGAGATTCTGAAGGAAGAACGAAAAATTGCCCTTTATCTCCCACAAGACTACCAGCAATCCGGCAAAAATTATCAAGTGCTATACCTCCTGGATGGTGAGTGGAATTTTCCTTTTGTGGCTAGTCTTTCAGAAAAATTAGTCGCAAGTGGCGATATGCCCCCTTTAATCATTGTAGGCATCCTCAATAACAACAGAAATAAAGACCTGACACCGCCGGGAAAAAATGACAATAAGACAAGATTTGGCGGAGGCGAATTTTTTCTCAAATTCCTGACAGAAGAACTCAAACCCTGGATAGAAGAGAAATACAGAACCCATCCCTACAGTATCCTCGCAGGACATTCCTTTGGAGGCTTATTCAGCATCTATGCTATGATGAAACAGCCGGATCAGTTTCAAGCCTTTATCTCTCTGAGCCCCAGCTTAGGGAGAAATGGTGAACAGCAAATTCGAATAGCCCAGGATTTCTTTCCGCAAAAAACGTCCTTTCCCAAGAGTTTGTACCTGGCTATCGGGGATGAAAGTGGCTATACCTACAGCAGCTCTCAAAAATTCCAGAAACTCCTTCAAAAGAAGCTTCCGGAGGAAATGAGGTTCAAATTTGAACTCCTGAATGAGGAAAACCATGTATCCATGACCATTGGAGGCTTTGTTCATGCTTTGAAGTTCCTGTATGAAGGCTATAATCCCGAACACTTAGGCAAGCTGGATGAGATTTTTTTAGTAGAAAGCCATTATGAAGATCTATCGAAAAGATATGGCCATCTTATCCCGATACCGGAACAATTTTACCAAACCTTCACTGCTGAACAGATTTCATTCAGGGATTATGAGTATGCCCTCTACATTCTGAGTAAATACAAAGCCGCTTATCCCCTATCCCTGGAGATGCTCGCTCAATATGCGACTGTTTACCTCTTAAAAGGAGAGTTTGAGGAGGCGAAAAAGTATTATATGCAATTGAAGGATCAGGGAGTAGAAGATGAAAATTTGGAAAAAATCCTGCAACAAATAGATCGGAAATAA
- a CDS encoding GNAT family N-acetyltransferase, translating into MIQKLDHKNRSIAKEIQSLFYASYLVEAKILGAKEFPPLERKLEDYIYADTEFYGYWKGEKIAGIIEITKGTVSTEIDSLVVHPDHFRQGIAKQLLDFVFKNFDSKLFRVETGAENEPAVKLYEKVGFREERQWDTFFGIRKVSFILEK; encoded by the coding sequence TTGATTCAAAAACTCGATCACAAAAACAGATCAATAGCCAAAGAGATACAAAGCCTCTTTTATGCTTCTTATTTGGTCGAAGCAAAAATTCTGGGGGCAAAAGAATTTCCCCCTCTTGAGCGGAAGCTCGAAGATTATATCTATGCGGATACAGAATTTTATGGCTATTGGAAAGGAGAAAAAATTGCAGGGATTATCGAAATAACAAAGGGAACAGTTAGCACTGAAATAGATAGCCTGGTCGTACATCCTGATCATTTTCGACAAGGAATCGCTAAACAGCTCCTAGATTTTGTGTTTAAAAACTTTGATTCAAAGCTATTCAGGGTCGAGACAGGTGCGGAAAATGAGCCCGCGGTAAAATTGTATGAAAAAGTAGGCTTTCGGGAAGAACGACAATGGGACACCTTCTTTGGGATACGAAAAGTCAGCTTTATCCTGGAAAAATAG
- a CDS encoding alpha/beta hydrolase — translation MNKRYTLVSLFCFVILFAYPQSENSPEEYTYDKQNNLKIYCVKPADFDPDKQYPAILIFHGGGWSIGEASWGFGSAKHYASKGMVAFSVQYRLQDSTTIITPYESVLDAQTAIRWVRNHAEKFAVNPDMIAAYGWSAGAHLAACAAVFENLHKPDEKISSAPNLLALKSPALSLMLYRNFQSRLGDKIAVEKLSPAEHVNSHTPASIIVIGKTDTVTPLEGSELFHKNMQANGNDSELHVYDGVGHLFTPSTEPDDDWPNPDKKVVQQAQDAIDAFLLKHGYIK, via the coding sequence ATGAATAAACGTTATACACTTGTATCCCTTTTCTGCTTTGTCATCCTTTTCGCTTACCCACAATCAGAAAATAGTCCAGAGGAATACACCTACGATAAGCAAAACAACCTAAAAATCTATTGCGTCAAACCCGCGGATTTCGACCCGGACAAACAATATCCGGCCATCCTCATTTTTCATGGCGGAGGTTGGTCCATCGGTGAAGCATCCTGGGGCTTTGGCAGTGCAAAACATTATGCAAGCAAAGGAATGGTCGCTTTTTCGGTGCAGTATCGACTTCAGGATTCCACGACTATCATTACTCCCTATGAGTCTGTACTCGATGCACAAACCGCTATTCGTTGGGTCAGAAATCATGCTGAGAAATTTGCAGTGAATCCCGATATGATAGCTGCCTATGGTTGGTCTGCAGGCGCTCATCTGGCCGCTTGTGCAGCAGTTTTCGAAAATCTCCACAAGCCCGACGAAAAAATTTCCAGTGCCCCCAATCTTTTAGCCTTAAAGTCCCCGGCCCTATCTCTCATGTTGTATCGCAATTTTCAGAGCAGACTGGGAGATAAGATTGCAGTGGAAAAGCTTTCACCTGCCGAACATGTTAACTCTCATACCCCTGCAAGCATCATTGTTATCGGAAAAACAGATACCGTAACTCCTCTGGAGGGCTCAGAATTGTTCCATAAAAATATGCAGGCCAATGGAAATGATTCGGAATTGCATGTATATGATGGTGTAGGTCATTTATTTACCCCATCTACTGAACCCGATGATGACTGGCCAAATCCAGATAAGAAAGTCGTTCAGCAAGCTCAGGACGCCATAGATGCTTTTCTCCTGAAACATGGTTATATTAAGTAA
- a CDS encoding RHS repeat domain-containing protein, giving the protein MMGRLLLIFATICLCTCKSPPAKENDSSRIKPDSEIEEGFTALNLEEYLSGHLLIGKKSSLKGLTALHIKGDRSYEFDERGNILAVYDISNNYTVYSYDDKDRLVKFEIKQHTPAETYHEVLYTYSGTDSVIEIQKSSITDGEMRLSEAVKEHISLDAERVKELYFLKEKDHEFYIHEEKGEILTYEEDMIFCCGVLMKGQNKLTYFIKQNGRIDSLIIRSMEEDNEMKFEYEYD; this is encoded by the coding sequence ATGATGGGAAGACTGCTCCTAATTTTTGCCACGATTTGCTTATGTACTTGTAAAAGTCCTCCTGCGAAAGAAAATGACAGCAGCCGAATCAAGCCGGATTCAGAAATAGAAGAAGGCTTCACGGCATTAAATCTCGAAGAATACCTTTCTGGTCATTTGCTCATAGGTAAAAAATCTAGCCTGAAAGGGCTTACCGCTCTCCATATAAAAGGGGATCGATCTTATGAATTTGATGAAAGGGGAAATATCCTTGCTGTCTATGACATCAGCAATAATTATACGGTTTACAGCTATGATGACAAGGATCGATTGGTCAAGTTTGAAATCAAACAACATACGCCTGCAGAAACCTATCATGAAGTGCTGTATACCTATTCGGGGACAGATTCGGTCATAGAAATCCAGAAGTCTTCAATAACCGATGGGGAAATGCGCTTAAGCGAAGCAGTCAAAGAGCATATTTCTCTCGATGCAGAAAGAGTAAAAGAGCTCTATTTCCTTAAAGAAAAAGACCATGAATTTTATATACATGAGGAGAAAGGCGAAATCCTGACTTATGAGGAAGATATGATATTCTGCTGTGGGGTACTTATGAAGGGGCAAAACAAATTGACCTATTTCATCAAGCAAAATGGGCGAATTGACAGCCTCATAATTAGAAGTATGGAAGAAGATAATGAGATGAAATTTGAATATGAGTACGACTAA
- a CDS encoding methyltransferase domain-containing protein: MKKKLDYQEREIANIFDEVTLWSAPFGRLLLEHMPMQAGATVLDIGFGTGFPLIELSQRFGEKSQIYGIDIWKEGIHRTQEKIDTLELSNIEILEESAEKIRLEDKHIDLITSNLGVNNFDRKEEVYQEIHRVLKKGGKLALTTNPIGTFEELFDLFATIFKEKKFLVEGKKLEKYIKHRNTAEGIISEFDQFGFKLTKEISDETNHRFVDAEALLNHSLMRIGFRASWDNLLEEMDKNLFYEDLLKRIGKIIETEGEFSIRIPMLYLEFEKV; encoded by the coding sequence ATGAAAAAGAAGCTGGACTACCAGGAAAGAGAGATAGCCAACATATTTGATGAAGTCACCCTCTGGTCAGCCCCATTCGGCAGGCTCTTGCTAGAACATATGCCTATGCAAGCGGGGGCCACAGTTTTGGACATCGGCTTTGGTACAGGTTTCCCTTTGATAGAATTGAGCCAGCGCTTTGGGGAGAAATCCCAAATCTATGGCATAGATATCTGGAAAGAGGGTATTCATCGAACACAGGAAAAAATTGACACCCTCGAGCTGAGCAATATTGAAATTCTGGAAGAAAGTGCTGAAAAAATCCGACTAGAGGATAAGCACATTGACCTCATAACCTCAAACCTGGGTGTCAATAATTTCGATCGGAAAGAGGAGGTTTACCAGGAAATTCACCGTGTGCTGAAAAAAGGAGGAAAATTGGCCCTTACCACCAATCCGATTGGCACCTTCGAAGAACTCTTTGATCTCTTTGCTACTATTTTCAAAGAGAAGAAGTTCTTGGTCGAAGGAAAGAAGCTGGAAAAATATATCAAACATAGAAATACAGCGGAAGGCATCATCTCGGAATTTGACCAATTTGGATTCAAACTCACGAAAGAAATCTCAGATGAGACCAATCATAGATTTGTCGATGCAGAAGCCCTGTTAAATCACAGTTTGATGCGGATCGGCTTCCGGGCATCCTGGGATAATTTACTTGAGGAGATGGATAAAAACCTTTTCTATGAAGATTTGCTCAAGAGAATCGGGAAAATTATTGAAACCGAAGGAGAATTTAGCATAAGAATCCCCATGCTCTACCTCGAATTTGAAAAAGTTTAA
- a CDS encoding LytTR family transcriptional regulator DNA-binding domain-containing protein has protein sequence MASNSLFRDDLRIMNLQNLLKTPFPRPRWNKKNLLWLSLIGMSCSLFIILFKPFGIENVNKQWYYDLVILSMGILFIGSYLFIEGLIPKLFPGLYKNWSLWKAILWYSLVMLFTGGVLFLYKSFLAGFSDFTLSEYFFVIGRTALIILTVSFFSLGLYQYFNRKTLSVLSSSEAYVLTSSLGKSLNIYPKDILYISSDDNYVDIHYLQDGLRKKEVLRASLKNVEAQVVNVMNPIYRCHRSYLINADQVEIQNSSSRNMRLSLKGYEDEIPVSRQYVDRIKKVLSTDP, from the coding sequence ATGGCCAGCAACTCATTGTTTAGGGATGACCTACGAATTATGAATCTCCAGAACCTCCTGAAAACCCCTTTTCCAAGGCCCAGGTGGAATAAAAAGAATTTGCTCTGGCTGTCTCTCATCGGGATGAGCTGTAGCCTATTTATTATCCTATTCAAGCCTTTTGGGATTGAGAATGTAAATAAACAATGGTATTACGATCTCGTAATCCTGAGTATGGGAATCCTATTCATAGGTTCCTATCTTTTTATTGAAGGGCTCATCCCTAAACTCTTTCCTGGATTGTATAAAAACTGGAGCTTGTGGAAAGCCATTTTATGGTATAGCCTGGTGATGCTTTTTACAGGAGGAGTCTTATTTCTGTATAAAAGCTTCCTGGCAGGATTTAGTGACTTTACCCTGAGCGAGTATTTTTTTGTCATTGGCCGAACAGCCCTCATTATATTGACGGTTTCATTTTTCTCCCTCGGCCTCTATCAATACTTCAATAGAAAGACGCTTTCTGTCTTATCAAGTAGCGAAGCCTATGTTCTTACTTCTTCCCTGGGCAAATCTCTCAACATATACCCCAAAGATATTCTATACATCAGCAGTGATGATAATTATGTAGACATCCATTACTTGCAAGACGGGCTTCGAAAAAAAGAAGTGCTCCGAGCCAGTTTGAAAAACGTAGAAGCCCAAGTCGTCAATGTGATGAATCCCATTTATCGCTGCCACAGGAGTTACCTCATTAATGCAGATCAGGTAGAAATCCAAAACAGTAGCTCTAGAAATATGCGCCTATCCCTCAAAGGATATGAGGATGAGATACCGGTTTCCCGCCAATATGTAGACCGCATCAAAAAAGTCCTGTCTACTGACCCCTAA